A segment of the Streptomyces sp. XD-27 genome:
CACGTCACACAGCCTTCGAGCTTCTCGAACTCGCTGATGTCCACGAGCACCGGCGTGTAGCCGAGGTCGGTGAACATCCGCGCGCTGCGCGGCGCGCTCGCGGCCATCAGCAGCCGGCCGCCGTCGAGCAGCACCACATGGGCGCCGGACTCCTCGGGTACGGCCAGGAACCGCGGAAACGCGCCGGGGTCGTCGACGAGCGGCGGATGGCCGATGACCGTGCCGTCCGGGAGGGCCGTGACCGCCGATTTCAGATGCAGGACCTTGGTGACGGGTACGGCGACGACGCGCGCGCCGAGCGGTTCGAAGGCCGCGCGCAGTTGCCGTACCCCTTCGGCGTTGGTGCGTCCGCCGCGTCCCACGTAGACCGTGTCGCCGATCTTGAGGATGTCGCCGCCGTCGAGGGTGCCCGGCTCCCGGATCCGGTTGACCGAGCAGCCCAGCGCGGTCACGGTCGCCTCCGCGTCGGCCGTCTCCGGCCTGCGGGAGTCCGCGCCGGGGCGGGCGATCAGCGCCACGTTCCGGTACACGACCATGGTGTCCTCGACGAAGACGCCGTCGGGGCAGTCGTCGGCCGGGGGCACCTCGACGGTCTGCCATCCGTACGCTTCGAGGGCCGCCACGTACGCCTGCCACTGGCGCAGCGCCAGCGCGGTGTCGACCGGTGTGCGGTCGATGTGCGTGACCAGTCCTTCGGCGAGTCGCGGACTCGGCCGCCGTATGAGGGCTTTCCTGCTGGTCATGGGGCTCCTTGCGCGAGTGTGGGAACAGGTCCGGGGGTTCAGTGCTGTTCGTAGACCGCCCGCACCGCGTCCGCCGCGGCGGCGAGCGCGGCGTCCCGGTCCAGGCCGAGCCGGTGCGCCCGCTGGGCGTAGGCCGCCGCGGCGTGCGCCGCCTCGCGCGCGGCGGCGTCACCGGCGGCCGCGACGAAGGTGCCGTGCCGGCCGCGGGTCTCGATCACCCCGTCGCCCTCGAGCGCGCGGTACGCCTTGGCGACCGTGTTCGCGGCGAGTCCGAGGTCCTCCGCGAAGCCGCGCACGGTCGGCAGCTTGTAGCCCACCGGCAGCGCGCCGGACCGCGCCTGCTCGGCGATCTGCGCGCGGATCTGCTCGAACGGGGCGGTCGCGGAGTCCGGGTCGACGGTGATGTGCAGGTCCACGGTGGGTACTCCCGGGAGGTGTGCGGGGTGGTCATGCCCATTGTGCCGCCGGTCACCCCGCGCCTAACCCAGGTAGTGGAAGCCCGGCGCCGGATGCATCAGGAAGTCGTGGTGCGAGATGTTCCACGCGTACGCCCCCGCGAGGCTGAACGCGATCCGGTCACCGGCGCGCAGCCCGGTGACCGGCACCCGGCGGGCGAGGATGTCCTTGGGGGTGCACAGTTGCCCGGCGAGGGTCACCGGTTCGCCGCGGACGCCGGGGCGGGGCCAGGCGTGGTCCCACCGGTCGACCGGCAGCACGCGGAAGGGGTGGTCGTGCTGCTTGGCGGCCGGGGTGCGCAGATGGTGGGTGCCGCCGCGCAGGACGGCGAACGCCTCGCCCCCGCTGTGCCGTACGTCCAGGACGTCGGTGACGTACCAGCCGCAGTAGGCGGTCAGCGACCGGCCGGGCTCGATGCGCAGGGTCAGCCCCGGGTGCCGGTCGGCGAGGGCGGCCAGGCCCTTGCCGTACGCCGCCCAGTCGAAGCGCTCCGCCGGGCGGGCGTAGTCGACATGCATGCCGCCGCCGATGTTGACCTCCGTCAGGCCGAGGCCGTGCCGGTCGGACAGGTCCTGGGCCCAGCCGGTGATCCGCTCGGCCAGGGCGAGCTGGGCGGGCGCGTCGAGGCCGCTGGCGAGGTGGGCGTGGATGCCGCGCAGCCGCAGCGCCCGGGAGGCGGCGAGCAGCGGCAGG
Coding sequences within it:
- the ddaH gene encoding dimethylargininase, translating into MTSRKALIRRPSPRLAEGLVTHIDRTPVDTALALRQWQAYVAALEAYGWQTVEVPPADDCPDGVFVEDTMVVYRNVALIARPGADSRRPETADAEATVTALGCSVNRIREPGTLDGGDILKIGDTVYVGRGGRTNAEGVRQLRAAFEPLGARVVAVPVTKVLHLKSAVTALPDGTVIGHPPLVDDPGAFPRFLAVPEESGAHVVLLDGGRLLMAASAPRSARMFTDLGYTPVLVDISEFEKLEGCVTCLSVRLRDLYE
- a CDS encoding type III PLP-dependent enzyme — translated: MITEPVAALAAGLTADDLPAYVYDLAELAAHAEAVRAALPPAVELYYAAKANPAPEILRTLAPHVTGFEIASGGELAHVHRAVPELPLAFGGPGKTPAELRLALGLGVHRVHVESESELRQLADLAESLPDGLPNGRTGRAVDVLLRVNLPADEGTLGGAALEGAALAMGGRPSPFGLDPDRLAACLPLLAASRALRLRGIHAHLASGLDAPAQLALAERITGWAQDLSDRHGLGLTEVNIGGGMHVDYARPAERFDWAAYGKGLAALADRHPGLTLRIEPGRSLTAYCGWYVTDVLDVRHSGGEAFAVLRGGTHHLRTPAAKQHDHPFRVLPVDRWDHAWPRPGVRGEPVTLAGQLCTPKDILARRVPVTGLRAGDRIAFSLAGAYAWNISHHDFLMHPAPGFHYLG
- a CDS encoding GntR family transcriptional regulator, whose amino-acid sequence is MDLHITVDPDSATAPFEQIRAQIAEQARSGALPVGYKLPTVRGFAEDLGLAANTVAKAYRALEGDGVIETRGRHGTFVAAAGDAAAREAAHAAAAYAQRAHRLGLDRDAALAAAADAVRAVYEQH